One stretch of Rhipicephalus sanguineus isolate Rsan-2018 chromosome 10, BIME_Rsan_1.4, whole genome shotgun sequence DNA includes these proteins:
- the LOC119406294 gene encoding TNF receptor-associated factor 3: MPDRGGRPALYRLCDSVNGTNWRPTRFEDELTLIRYACCVCHVIPSTTIVLPCSHALCEQCMKGCVVQSGGSVCPLDTELFFEDECQRCRLPAKRKQNLKAHCWNEADGCQFVGTIEAVLLHFDRECAFHALQCPRCEQRILRTGIAAHYVAGCSQNASCASGAQKSRQDGPSTSCDTSVIVDQFCTLQRQMNEVSARSQDISRAVSGFENTLQRGMESIEANICTMVTRQLNAGVEELKASNIEPCSDNLSSLQSQMNELVEQSRQRDASQIQEIGRVLRDSQIEVKEDLKVHLQKIVPVLEVSVTEVKENVKTQLKELVHVVRDSGCGLKEHVSRVEANLSSRLTDQQQSLQGALDSLKPNHESSEGEGSLAAAASGEEIPWCIKQDVFINESLNTLELLRQQIYRRDKEPWVSESKDLMSPPCAIFSDYSKIPGFLVTLENCEIIWKSGSGFSTVTYRYYRDMYIHITFSKQSWTTACFYLESVS; encoded by the exons ATGCCGGATCGCGGTGGACGTCCAGCTCTGTACCGACTGTGCGACTCGGTGAACGGTACAAACTGGCGCCCGACGCGGTTCGAGGACGAGTTGACGTTGATTCgttacgcgtgctgcgtgtgccACGTCATTCCGAGCACGACGATAGTGCTGCCCTGTTCGCACGCTTTGTGCGAGCAGTGTATGAAGGGGTGTGTCGTCCAAAGTGGCGGAAGCGTCTGTCCCCTGGACACCGAGCTCTTCTTCGAAGACGAGTGCCAGCGCTGTCGGCTTCCAGCCAAGAGAAAGCAGAACCTGAAG GCTCACTGCTGGAATGAGGCTGATGGCTGCCAATTTGTAGGCACCATTGAGGCCGTGCTGCTGCACTTCGACAGAGAATGCGCCTTCCACGCCCTCCAGTGCCCACGTTGCGAACAAAGAATACTGCGCACGGGTATTGCAGCACACTATGTCGCCGGGTGCTCCCAGAATGCTTCCTGTGCAAGCGGCGCACAGAAGAGCAGACAGGATGGTCCATCTACCAGTTGCGACACGAGTGTTATTGTGGACCAGTTTTGCACCCTTCAGAGACAAATGAACGAAGTCTCTGCGCGTTCGCAGGACATCAGCCGTGCAGTCAGTGGCTTTGAGAATACTCTTCAACGTGGAATGGAAAGTATCGAGGCGAACATCTGCACGATGGTGACTCGACAACTGAACGCCGGTGTGGAAGAACTGAAGGCGTCGAACATAGAACCGTGCAGTGATAATCTGTCATCACTTCAGAGCCAGATGAACGAACTGGTTGAGCAGTCGAGGCAGCGCGATGCGTCCCAAATACAGGAAATCGGACGAGTGCTGAGAGACTCCCAAATCGAAGTGAAGGAAGACTTGAAGGTGCATTTGCAGAAAATAGTACCTGTGCTAGAAGTGTCTGTAACTGAAGTGAAGGAGAACGTGAAGACCCAGTTAAAGGAACTTGTTCACGTGGTCAGGGACTCGGGATGCGGGTTGAAAGAACATGTGAGCAGAGTTGAGGCCAATCTCTCTTCGAGGCTTACGGACCAACAGCAGTCTTTGCAAGGAGCGTTGGATTCCTTAAAGCCGAATCACGAATCCTCCGAAGGAGAAGGGTCCCTTGCCGCTGCAGCTTCGGGAGAAGAGATCCCATGGTGCATCAAGCAGGACGTGTTCATCAACGAATCGCTGAATACACTTGAATTACTGCGCCAGCAGATTTATCGACGCGATAAAGAACCATGGGTTTCGGAGAGTAAGGATTTGATGAGTCCTCCTTGCGCCATATTCAGCGACTATTCTAAAATTCCGGGTTTTCTTGTGACCCTGGAAAATTGTGAAATTATATGGAAGTCAGGTAGTGGATTCTCCACAGTCACGTATCGGTACTACAGGGATATGTATATTCACATTACCTTTTCTAAACAATCTTGGACCACTGCGTGTTTCTATCT GGAGAGTGTCTCTTAG